A genomic segment from Malaclemys terrapin pileata isolate rMalTer1 chromosome 1, rMalTer1.hap1, whole genome shotgun sequence encodes:
- the LOC128828945 gene encoding zinc finger BED domain-containing protein 5-like, with product MDLWLKEGTLKQKASSSGTPTVAEINEQNIVTLQREDEQLQSFVAEKSVSTSELSKVKEFPSKYIKKQEEAGVKRPKRKYDESYLSFGFTCVGNKDVPDAQCIMCNKILANSSLAPAKLRRHLETKHAEYKDKDIRFFQEEA from the coding sequence ATGGATTTGTGGCTAAAAGAAGGAACTTTGAAACAAAAAGCAAGTTCTTCTGGTACTCCAACTGTCGCCGAAATAAACGAGCAAAATATTGTGACACTTCAAAGAGAGGATGAACAATTGCAGTCTTTTGTTGCCGAAAAATCTGTTAGTACTAGTGAGTTATCCAAGGTGAAAGAATTTCCATCGAAGTATATCAAAAAACAAGAAGAAGCGGGTGTTAAAAGACCGAAACGAAAGTATGATGAAAGTTATTTGTCTTTTGGTTTTACGTGTGTTGGAAATAAAGATGTTCCTGATGCGCAGTGCATCATGTGCAACAAAATACTAGCAAACAGTTCATTGGCTCCTGCTAAACTTCGTAGGCATTTGGAAACCAAGCATGCTGAATACAAAGACAAAGATATACGTTTTTTTCAAGAGGAAGCATGA